From Woronichinia naegeliana WA131, the proteins below share one genomic window:
- a CDS encoding O-antigen ligase family protein — MNRNIVQDRIRWFLLSCFGFISSLAKYENTEFGLIAPSLAFPLEQLRANGRPLAIALLVLLLIIALNSPNPKGKLSTPEPIIYLWIVQSVILIKTLDGGDIIAGSLVFAIFSSVVIMHLRGPAVWIQDERSLRLGFWAIAMVGVIFSIANLYQARVNLAAITFVMGWFHGTTANPQACGLLIAMTIPSIICLIYYDYPVLWKRVFWILILSILFLGLYKTASRTSMIMTFVGILFFFRYRMGSIFIPTVFGLVTIYFILSFTDFNIQAEDPTMTKISAFQNTRELVWQSQLNMFIANPLFGSPLTGDRMRFGENSWLGVASGLGLSGLIPMLIFGWLVIQKIISLDKIAKKNPNYYVYCSSISAGLISMMIGSISEAFLLANLNFYLYALLQYLILSQCMEKNRAINN; from the coding sequence TTGAATAGAAATATCGTTCAAGACCGAATCAGGTGGTTTTTACTTTCTTGCTTTGGTTTTATCTCCTCTCTCGCCAAATATGAAAACACTGAATTTGGTTTAATTGCGCCCTCTTTGGCCTTTCCTTTAGAGCAACTCCGTGCCAATGGCCGACCTCTAGCGATCGCCCTTCTGGTTCTACTATTAATCATTGCTTTGAATTCTCCTAATCCAAAAGGGAAGCTATCAACACCAGAACCGATTATTTATCTTTGGATTGTTCAATCAGTTATTTTGATCAAAACTCTAGACGGTGGAGATATTATTGCAGGCAGTCTCGTCTTTGCTATTTTTAGTAGCGTTGTGATTATGCACCTTCGTGGCCCCGCTGTTTGGATTCAGGATGAACGGAGTTTACGATTAGGCTTCTGGGCGATCGCCATGGTGGGAGTGATTTTTTCGATTGCTAACTTGTATCAAGCTAGAGTGAATCTGGCAGCGATTACTTTTGTCATGGGTTGGTTCCATGGAACAACTGCAAATCCACAAGCCTGCGGCTTGCTTATTGCAATGACAATCCCTAGTATTATTTGCTTAATTTATTATGATTATCCTGTTTTGTGGAAAAGAGTTTTCTGGATATTGATATTATCAATTCTGTTTTTGGGTCTTTATAAGACAGCCTCTCGTACTTCTATGATTATGACTTTTGTCGGCATTCTATTTTTCTTTCGATATAGAATGGGTTCAATTTTTATTCCAACAGTATTTGGACTTGTAACAATTTATTTTATTTTATCTTTCACAGATTTCAATATTCAAGCAGAGGATCCCACTATGACAAAAATTTCTGCATTCCAGAATACAAGAGAATTAGTTTGGCAGTCACAATTAAATATGTTTATAGCAAACCCATTATTCGGATCACCTTTGACAGGCGATCGCATGAGATTTGGTGAAAATTCATGGCTTGGAGTGGCCTCAGGATTGGGTCTTAGCGGATTAATTCCCATGTTGATTTTTGGCTGGTTAGTTATTCAAAAAATAATCTCTTTAGATAAGATAGCGAAGAAAAATCCTAATTATTATGTTTATTGTAGTTCCATTTCGGCGGGGCTAATATCAATGATGATAGGAAGCATATCAGAAGCTTTTTTATTGGCAAATCTCAATTTTTATTTATATGCTCTTCTTCAGTACCTAATACTGTCTCAATGCATGGAAAAAAATAGGGCTATTAATAATTAA
- a CDS encoding glycosyltransferase has product MKVLHIIPSLGFLRGGPSQVTIELVKALQSNGLDVEIICTNDNCSQSLDVPLFQKSTYQGIDVRFFPRIVSPIRAIREYTLSFSLTKWLWENIKDYDLLHIHAIFSFTPTASMIIARIFKIPYVVTCHGLLSEWALEQRSIKKRLYLNLIEKQNLNSSSCVHYASDKEKKESLAIKLTSPSFILPFGLNFPITTTRETRTFRDKLNISENQPILLFMSRLHPVKGLDFLIKALSTLIDKYSFIFIIAGSGNPEYEEKIDYKINQFGLSHVTKRVGFIEGTEKNLLLQESDLFLLTSHLESFGVVVLESMAAGLPVLVTQGVALSQTVQENDIGYVSELNSNAIAQKIQQFLDNSQQGKEMGKRGKAFVQQNYSWDQIALKMISIYKEIINQQFKS; this is encoded by the coding sequence ATGAAAGTACTTCATATTATCCCTTCATTAGGTTTCTTAAGAGGAGGTCCAAGCCAAGTAACAATCGAGCTTGTTAAAGCCTTACAGTCGAATGGTCTTGATGTTGAGATTATTTGCACTAACGACAACTGTTCACAGTCTCTTGATGTCCCATTATTTCAAAAAAGCACATACCAAGGCATTGATGTCAGATTCTTTCCTAGAATCGTGTCACCAATTAGAGCAATTAGGGAATATACATTATCATTTTCCCTAACAAAATGGTTATGGGAAAACATTAAAGACTATGATTTGTTACATATTCATGCTATATTTTCGTTTACGCCTACAGCTTCGATGATAATTGCTCGTATCTTTAAAATTCCTTATGTTGTTACTTGCCATGGACTTCTATCTGAATGGGCATTGGAACAGAGAAGCATTAAAAAGCGGCTATATCTCAATTTAATAGAAAAGCAAAATCTAAACAGCAGTTCGTGCGTTCACTACGCTTCTGATAAAGAAAAAAAAGAAAGTTTAGCTATCAAATTAACCTCACCAAGTTTTATCTTGCCATTTGGCTTAAATTTCCCAATAACGACAACAAGAGAAACTAGAACATTTAGAGATAAACTTAATATTTCGGAAAATCAACCAATTTTGTTATTTATGTCTCGATTACACCCTGTAAAAGGATTAGATTTCTTGATTAAGGCATTGAGTACATTAATAGATAAATATTCATTTATTTTTATTATTGCTGGCAGTGGTAATCCTGAATATGAAGAAAAAATTGACTATAAAATTAATCAATTTGGACTAAGCCATGTAACTAAAAGGGTCGGTTTCATTGAAGGAACAGAGAAAAATCTACTTCTACAAGAATCTGATCTATTTCTTCTGACTTCCCATCTGGAAAGTTTTGGTGTCGTAGTACTAGAGTCCATGGCTGCTGGCTTACCTGTTCTGGTAACGCAAGGAGTTGCATTGAGCCAAACTGTACAGGAAAATGACATTGGTTATGTTAGTGAGCTAAACTCAAATGCTATTGCTCAAAAAATACAGCAATTTTTAGATAACTCTCAGCAAGGAAAAGAAATGGGTAAACGAGGTAAAGCATTTGTCCAACAAAATTATTCTTGGGATCAAATCGCCCTAAAAATGATCTCGATTTATAAAGAAATTATTAATCAGCAGTTTAAATCATAA
- a CDS encoding NAD-dependent epimerase, with product MKILITGVAGFIGYHLAKRLINTGNNKIFGIDNLNDYYDVRLKKNRLAQIKEFNNFTFWTIDLGDRQALSELFTTHQFDYVINLAAQAGVRYSLENPHAYVDSNLTGFVNLLEGCRQQPIKHLIFASSSSVYGANTKIPFSTEDDVSQPLSLYAATKRANELMAYTYSHLYQIPTTGLRFFTVYGPWGRPDMAYFSFTKKILSGQPIQIFNYGKMQRDFTYIDDIIEGIVRVIQNPPSSDHSPPYQLYNLGNHRPVELLYFIELLEKYLGKQSQKEFLPMQPGDVPITYADIENLTLATGFEPSTPIEVGLEKFVTWYQDYYQSSS from the coding sequence GTGAAAATACTAATTACAGGCGTTGCAGGTTTTATTGGTTATCATTTAGCTAAGCGACTAATTAATACTGGAAATAATAAAATTTTCGGGATTGACAATTTGAATGATTATTATGATGTAAGGCTAAAGAAAAATCGTTTAGCTCAAATAAAAGAGTTTAATAATTTTACTTTTTGGACAATAGACTTAGGCGATCGCCAAGCGTTATCAGAGCTTTTTACAACCCATCAATTTGACTATGTGATTAACCTCGCGGCTCAAGCAGGAGTCAGATATTCTCTCGAAAATCCTCATGCCTATGTAGATAGCAATCTTACAGGCTTTGTTAACTTATTAGAGGGATGCCGTCAGCAGCCAATTAAACATCTCATCTTTGCATCCTCTAGTTCTGTCTATGGGGCAAACACAAAAATCCCGTTTTCCACAGAGGATGATGTTAGTCAACCGCTTTCTCTCTATGCGGCAACGAAGCGGGCTAATGAATTAATGGCCTATACCTACAGCCATCTTTATCAAATTCCTACCACTGGACTCCGCTTTTTTACGGTTTATGGGCCCTGGGGTCGCCCTGATATGGCCTACTTTAGCTTCACAAAGAAAATCCTGTCAGGTCAGCCTATTCAAATTTTTAACTATGGCAAAATGCAACGAGATTTTACTTATATTGATGACATCATTGAAGGAATAGTTCGTGTTATTCAAAATCCCCCCTCCTCCGATCATTCACCACCTTATCAACTTTACAACTTAGGAAATCATCGTCCTGTTGAACTTCTATACTTTATTGAACTGCTAGAAAAATACTTGGGCAAACAGTCTCAAAAAGAGTTTTTACCGATGCAGCCGGGCGATGTTCCCATAACCTATGCCGATATTGAAAATTTAACCCTTGCCACAGGCTTTGAGCCAAGCACCCCCATTGAAGTCGGCTTAGAAAAATTTGTTACTTGGTATCAAGATTATTACCAATCTTCCAGCTAA
- a CDS encoding glycosyltransferase family 2 protein gives MAHISIVIPVYKAEDCLQVLYDRLRASLEIINSDFEIILVEDCGGDRSWEIICELAKSDPRVKGIQFSRNFGQHYGITAGLDHCDGDWVVVMDCDLQDRPEEIPRLYEKAQEGYDVVLARRGKRKDPLLKQLKSSLFYKVFNYFTELEYDSEVGNFRIISRRVAENFRLMREQLRFFGGIVDWMGFTTASVNVSHEERFAGQSTYTFSKLWKLASETIIAYSDKPLRICIRLGFLLSTFAFAYGVVILLRALIYGSPVTGWNSLIISLYFLGGIIISILGILGIYLGKTFDETKKRPLYLVRNSTFRDYHHSFTNSIHTPTSILRKD, from the coding sequence ATGGCTCATATTTCCATAGTTATCCCTGTCTATAAAGCAGAGGACTGCCTCCAAGTGCTTTATGATCGCCTAAGAGCTTCCTTAGAGATCATTAATTCTGACTTTGAGATTATCCTAGTCGAGGATTGTGGAGGCGATCGCTCTTGGGAAATTATTTGTGAGTTAGCTAAATCTGATCCTAGGGTCAAGGGAATCCAATTTAGTCGCAACTTTGGGCAACACTATGGCATTACGGCGGGCTTAGATCATTGTGACGGTGACTGGGTTGTGGTGATGGACTGCGATCTACAGGATCGCCCAGAAGAAATTCCTAGATTGTATGAGAAGGCACAAGAGGGTTATGATGTGGTTCTGGCAAGAAGAGGTAAACGCAAAGATCCGCTTTTGAAACAGTTAAAATCCTCACTATTTTATAAGGTTTTTAACTATTTTACTGAGCTTGAATATGATAGTGAAGTAGGAAATTTTCGGATCATTTCTAGAAGAGTAGCAGAAAATTTTCGTTTAATGCGTGAACAATTACGTTTTTTTGGCGGCATTGTTGATTGGATGGGCTTTACCACCGCTAGCGTGAATGTCAGCCACGAGGAACGTTTTGCTGGACAAAGTACCTATACGTTTAGTAAACTCTGGAAGTTGGCCAGTGAAACAATTATTGCTTATTCTGATAAACCACTCCGAATCTGTATTCGTTTAGGTTTCCTACTTTCAACTTTTGCGTTTGCCTATGGTGTTGTTATCTTACTAAGAGCACTTATTTATGGTTCTCCGGTCACAGGTTGGAACAGTTTAATTATTTCCCTTTACTTTTTGGGAGGAATTATCATCTCCATTTTAGGTATTTTAGGGATTTATCTAGGGAAAACCTTTGATGAAACAAAAAAAAGACCTCTCTATCTAGTTAGAAATTCAACATTTAGAGACTATCACCACTCTTTTACTAATTCAATTCATACACCTACTTCTATCTTAAGAAAGGATTAA
- a CDS encoding acyltransferase translates to MAFLSASELLKIPFKKLGINVKISDKVSIYEPEKIEIGDYSRIDDFSVISGKIKIGSFVHLAVFSNLAGGSEGIVLDDFSGLAYGCHVFSQSDDYSGHSLTNPTVPDKYKKETKKMVYIGKHCIVGTSSVIFPGVHLAEGTAVGAGAVVTKSTQEWSIYVGNPAKKIKNRSKELLKLEQDFLAELNNIEKE, encoded by the coding sequence ATGGCTTTTCTATCCGCAAGTGAATTATTAAAAATTCCCTTCAAAAAACTTGGTATAAATGTAAAAATAAGTGATAAAGTATCTATCTACGAGCCAGAAAAAATTGAGATCGGGGATTATTCTAGAATTGACGATTTTTCTGTGATATCTGGAAAAATAAAGATTGGTTCTTTTGTCCATCTAGCAGTCTTTTCCAATCTTGCAGGTGGATCTGAAGGAATAGTTCTTGATGATTTTTCGGGGTTGGCTTATGGTTGCCATGTGTTCAGCCAGAGTGATGATTATAGTGGCCATAGCTTAACTAATCCTACTGTTCCAGACAAATATAAAAAGGAAACAAAAAAAATGGTCTATATTGGCAAACACTGTATTGTTGGAACTTCAAGTGTTATTTTTCCCGGTGTTCATCTAGCAGAGGGAACCGCTGTTGGTGCTGGTGCGGTCGTAACAAAATCTACGCAAGAGTGGTCAATTTATGTTGGCAATCCTGCAAAAAAAATCAAAAATAGATCAAAAGAACTCCTAAAACTAGAACAAGATTTTCTTGCTGAGTTAAATAACATTGAAAAAGAATAA
- a CDS encoding EamA family transporter: MNHIYIFLTIFFTVYGQIVIKWQVNSAGTLPIEPSEKVVFILRLLLNPWILSGLFSAFLASLTWMAAMTKFTLSYAYPFISLTFVLIMLSAAIFFREPITPPKVFGIIAIVAGVIVGAKG; encoded by the coding sequence ATGAACCACATTTATATTTTTCTCACTATATTTTTCACAGTATATGGCCAAATTGTAATTAAATGGCAAGTCAATTCTGCTGGCACTTTGCCCATTGAACCTTCCGAAAAGGTGGTATTTATTCTACGATTACTACTCAACCCATGGATTCTAAGTGGATTGTTTAGCGCATTTCTAGCCTCCTTGACATGGATGGCCGCTATGACAAAATTCACCCTTAGCTATGCCTACCCATTTATTAGCCTTACCTTTGTGTTAATCATGCTCTCTGCCGCTATATTTTTTCGTGAGCCAATAACCCCCCCTAAGGTATTTGGGATAATAGCCATCGTTGCCGGGGTCATTGTAGGAGCAAAAGGATGA
- a CDS encoding class I SAM-dependent methyltransferase, translating into MNNYLAFSPSLSEENSGFEVGYFAKLAPLEANNFWFCSRNRIINWGIRKYFSKARKFLEIGCGTGFVLSNIESKFPDLEIYGSEIFTQGLEFSSSRLSEKVSLFQMDARKIPYDNEFDVIGAFDVLEHIEEDQTVLLEMYRSTVKGGGIILTVPQHPWLWSQADDFACHVRRYSSEELRGKVKEAGFTILRMTSFVSLLLPLMMVSRLQISKRKKEYDVFAELTIDKKLNSILEKIMKIEYRIINNNISLPFGGSLLVIAQK; encoded by the coding sequence TTGAATAATTACCTCGCATTTTCTCCTTCTTTATCAGAAGAAAATAGTGGGTTTGAGGTTGGTTATTTTGCTAAACTTGCACCTCTTGAGGCTAATAACTTTTGGTTTTGCTCTCGCAACCGAATAATAAATTGGGGGATAAGAAAATATTTTTCTAAAGCACGAAAATTCCTAGAAATAGGCTGTGGGACTGGGTTTGTTTTATCTAATATCGAATCTAAATTTCCCGATCTTGAAATCTATGGTAGTGAAATCTTCACCCAAGGCTTAGAATTTTCATCAAGTCGCTTATCCGAAAAAGTCTCATTATTTCAAATGGATGCTCGTAAAATACCTTACGACAATGAATTTGATGTTATCGGTGCTTTTGATGTACTAGAGCATATCGAAGAAGACCAAACTGTTTTGTTAGAAATGTATCGATCGACTGTGAAAGGGGGAGGAATAATTCTTACTGTCCCTCAGCATCCTTGGTTATGGAGTCAAGCAGATGATTTTGCTTGTCATGTTCGTCGTTATTCTTCTGAGGAGTTAAGAGGTAAGGTTAAAGAAGCAGGATTTACAATATTAAGAATGACTTCATTCGTTAGTTTACTTCTTCCTTTAATGATGGTGTCTCGTCTGCAAATCTCAAAAAGAAAAAAAGAATATGACGTTTTTGCTGAGTTAACCATAGATAAGAAGCTCAACTCTATCCTTGAAAAAATAATGAAAATTGAATATCGTATTATAAACAATAATATATCGCTACCTTTTGGTGGCTCTTTACTTGTCATTGCCCAAAAATAA
- the rffA gene encoding dTDP-4-amino-4,6-dideoxygalactose transaminase, producing MTPANKIPFNYPYMTGKELWLISQAHHAGQLAGDGGFTKKCHQWFENYSGCHKALLTHSCTSALEITAILANIQPGDEIIMPSYTFVSTANAFVLRGGVPVFVDIRPDTLNIDEKLVEAAITERTKAIVPVHYAGIACEMNTLKEIGDRYQLLLIEDAAQGMMANYHDQPLGSIGHLGCLSFHETKNVISGEGGVLLINDEQFAERAEIIREKGTNRSQFFRGQVDKYTWVDIGSSYLPGEIIAAFLYAQLEEAEQITNLRLQAWNHYHELLEPLDISIIL from the coding sequence ATGACACCGGCTAATAAAATTCCCTTTAACTACCCCTATATGACCGGCAAAGAACTCTGGCTCATTAGCCAGGCTCACCATGCTGGACAACTAGCCGGAGATGGTGGCTTTACCAAAAAATGCCATCAATGGTTTGAAAACTATAGTGGTTGTCACAAAGCCCTGCTGACCCATTCCTGTACTTCTGCCTTAGAGATAACGGCTATTCTCGCCAATATTCAACCCGGCGACGAAATCATTATGCCCAGCTACACCTTCGTGTCCACCGCTAACGCTTTTGTGTTGCGGGGGGGCGTTCCCGTTTTCGTTGATATTCGTCCCGATACCCTTAATATCGATGAAAAACTCGTTGAAGCCGCCATCACTGAGCGTACCAAGGCCATCGTTCCGGTGCATTACGCCGGCATTGCTTGTGAAATGAATACTCTTAAAGAGATTGGCGATCGCTATCAACTGTTACTCATTGAAGATGCCGCCCAGGGAATGATGGCCAACTATCACGATCAACCATTAGGCAGTATTGGGCATCTAGGTTGTTTGAGTTTCCACGAAACTAAAAACGTCATCTCCGGCGAAGGCGGCGTTTTACTGATCAACGATGAGCAATTCGCTGAACGAGCCGAAATCATTCGGGAAAAAGGCACCAATCGGAGTCAATTCTTTCGGGGTCAAGTGGATAAATATACCTGGGTGGATATTGGATCTAGCTATCTACCAGGAGAAATCATCGCCGCCTTCCTCTATGCCCAACTCGAAGAAGCGGAACAAATTACTAACCTTCGGCTTCAAGCTTGGAATCATTATCATGAACTTTTGGAACCATTAGACATCTCCATAATACTATAA
- a CDS encoding transposase produces MWAYIQKQPQETKRLLGIEYPKLLELITYGKLLKKEFEESKTTLIKAGGGNKPKLSEEEQIVLMLVYLRHYPTFQLLGIMFEISESSAHNIFNYWQSLFGENLPASLFEQLKKLPEEIEKVKEELIQHELIVDATEQPVERPLGQEAQKPYYSGKQKRHTSKSQIIICPKIKEIVDVVIGEIGSKSDVQILRQRLAKFHQEQGFLGDKAYEGEFQLTTPKKKPKGRELSKEEKERNSWLSSRRVVVEHMIRLLKVFKVMQEKFRLRKGRYKSLISTVCGLVRLRINALILSIIKCSESGQVIEVKMSHCFLPELNLEV; encoded by the coding sequence ATGTGGGCTTATATTCAAAAACAGCCTCAAGAAACAAAGAGGTTGTTAGGAATAGAGTACCCAAAATTATTAGAGCTTATAACCTATGGCAAATTACTTAAAAAAGAATTTGAAGAAAGCAAAACCACACTGATTAAAGCAGGTGGTGGAAATAAACCGAAATTATCAGAGGAGGAGCAAATAGTTTTAATGCTAGTTTACTTAAGGCATTATCCGACCTTTCAGCTACTAGGAATAATGTTTGAAATAAGTGAATCGTCTGCCCATAATATATTCAATTATTGGCAGTCACTATTCGGAGAAAATTTACCAGCAAGTCTATTTGAACAACTAAAAAAGTTGCCAGAAGAAATAGAAAAAGTTAAAGAGGAGCTAATCCAACATGAACTAATAGTGGATGCGACAGAACAACCAGTAGAAAGACCTTTAGGGCAGGAGGCACAAAAACCATACTACTCAGGTAAACAAAAAAGGCATACCTCAAAAAGCCAAATAATCATTTGCCCAAAAATCAAGGAGATTGTGGATGTTGTGATAGGAGAAATAGGTTCAAAGAGCGATGTACAAATATTACGTCAAAGATTGGCTAAATTCCATCAAGAACAAGGCTTTCTAGGTGATAAAGCCTACGAGGGAGAATTCCAATTAACAACACCAAAAAAGAAACCAAAGGGGCGAGAATTAAGCAAAGAAGAAAAAGAAAGAAATAGTTGGTTATCGTCTCGACGAGTAGTGGTTGAACATATGATTCGATTGCTCAAAGTATTCAAAGTGATGCAAGAAAAATTTAGACTAAGAAAGGGAAGATATAAGTCATTAATCTCAACAGTATGTGGATTGGTGAGACTAAGGATAAATGCGCTGATATTAAGCATTATAAAATGTAGCGAATCAGGGCAGGTAATTGAGGTAAAGATGAGTCATTGTTTTTTGCCAGAATTGAATTTGGAGGTCTGA
- a CDS encoding DegT/DnrJ/EryC1/StrS family aminotransferase → MEDLPTRTKLIAYLKEQGINSVFHYVPLHSSPAGEKYAKVSGDMTNTDSLSNRLLRLPLYPKLTTEKIFAIAKTLYEFYGEKFHET, encoded by the coding sequence TTGGAGGATTTACCCACCCGTACAAAATTAATTGCTTATTTGAAAGAACAAGGAATTAACTCTGTTTTTCATTACGTACCGCTCCATAGCTCTCCGGCGGGAGAAAAATATGCAAAGGTTAGTGGTGATATGACTAATACCGATTCCTTATCAAATCGCCTTTTGCGATTACCGCTATATCCTAAACTGACAACTGAAAAAATATTTGCAATTGCCAAAACATTATATGAATTTTATGGTGAAAAATTTCATGAGACCTAA